The following coding sequences are from one Triticum dicoccoides isolate Atlit2015 ecotype Zavitan unplaced genomic scaffold, WEW_v2.0 scaffold190519, whole genome shotgun sequence window:
- the LOC119344883 gene encoding cytosolic sulfotransferase 5-like, whose translation MSHPKESINEFISTLPQRKGWSQPLIQYKNFWFRGLPLEQILLAQDAFEPRADDIILATQPKCGTTWLKALAFTIVNRSRYSFDDHPLLTSHPQRVVPFIEIPHVGGGGGADHHAHIETLSSRRLLATHMPMSLFPLDMSCRVVYVCRDPKDALVSRLHFENRINQGSSLSMDSAFSMFCEGFSSNGPFWDHCLEYWEKSLARPNNVLFLKYEEIKSDPVQVVRRLAKFLGVPLSQEEESSGVAQEVVRLCSFEMLTSLQINQVGGIDRGNKCYVGNSMFIRKGKVGDWRNHMSQEMGGKLDRIVREKLQGSGLAF comes from the coding sequence GGTGGTCGCAACCACTCATCCAGTACAAGAATTTCTGGTTCAGAGGCCTGCCGCTGGAGCAGATCCTGCTGGCCCAGGACGCCTTCGAACCCCGCGCCGACGACATCATCCTCGCCACGCAGCCCAAGTGCGGCACGACTTGGCTCAAGGCCCTTGCCTTCACCATCGTCAACCGCTCTCGCTACAGCTTCGACGACCACCCCCTCCTCACTAGCCACCCTCAGCGAGTTGTGCCATTCATCGAGATCCCTCAtgttgggggcggcggcggcgcggatcatCATGCACACATCGAGACTCTTTCTTCCCGGAGGCTTCTCGCCACACACATGCCGATGTCGCTGTTCCCACTGGACATGAGCTGCCGAGTCGTGTACGTGTGCCGGGATCCCAAGGATGCCCTGGTCTCAAGGTTGCACTTCGAGAACAGAATCAACCAAGGCTCCAGCCTGTCGATGGATAGTGCTTTCAGCATGTTCTGCGAGGGCTTCTCGTCTAACGGTCCCTTCTGGGACCACTGCCTCGAGTACTGGGAGAAGAGTCTAGCCAGGCCTAACAATGTTCTCTTTTTGAAGTACGAAGAGATCAAGTCAGATCCGGTGCAAGTCGTGCGGAGGCTAGCAAAGTTCCTCGGCGTCCCACTGTCTCAAGAGGAGGAGAGCTCTGGTGTTGCCCAAGAGGTGGTCAGATTGTGCAGCTTTGAGATGCTTACTAGCCTACAAATTAACCAGGTGGGTGGCATTGATCGTGGAAACAAATGTTATGTAGGTAATTCTATGTTTATTAGAAAAGGAAAAGTTGGAGACTGGAGGAACCACATGAGCCAGGAAATGGGGGGAAAGTTAGACCGCATCGTCCGAGAGAAGCTCCAGGGGTCTGGGCTCGCGTTTTGA